In Scleropages formosus chromosome 10, fSclFor1.1, whole genome shotgun sequence, a single genomic region encodes these proteins:
- the opa3 gene encoding optic atrophy 3 protein homolog, whose translation MARFLLVTRARWEDHSWDSVSAKMVVGAFPIAKLLYLGVRQMSKPVANRIKAGARRSEFFRNYICLPPAQLYHWIEMRTKMRIMGFRGAAIKPLNEEAAAELGAELLGEAIIFMVGGACMVLEYSRQAANSRRKEEELNQNITSLQTQLAELTLVTETLDAQLREVNRVLVALPAPTSK comes from the exons ATGGCCCGATTCCTCCTGGTAACCCGGGCCAGGTGGGAGGATCACAGCTGGGACAG TGTTTCCGCCAAGATGGTTGTCGGCGCTTTTCCCATCGCCAAACTCCTCTACTTGGGGGTGCGACAGATGAGTAAGCCGGTGGCAAACCGAATAAAAGCTGGGGCTCGGAGAAGTGAATTCTTCAGGAATTATATCTGCCTACCGCCGGCGCAGT TGTATCACTGGATTGAGATGAGGACGAAGATGAGGATCATGGGATTCCGAGGTGCTGCCATAAAGCCCCTGAATGAGGAGGCAGCTGCAGAACTGGGTGCAGAGCTGCTGGGAGAGGCAATCATATTCATGGTGGGTGGTGCCTGCATGGTGCTGGAGTACAGCAGACAGGCGGCAAACTCACGCCGTAAGGAGGAAGAGCTCAACCAGAATATTACCAGCCTGCAGACACAGCTGGCAGAGCTCACCCTTGTCACTGAAACCCTGGATGCCCAGCTGAGGGAGGTCAACCGAGTACTGGTGGCCCTGCCTGCTCCCACTAGTAAATAG